CTGTGGCAATGAAAAGAAAGCGGCTTTGCTTTTGTTATGACCGGCCCGGTTGGATGTAGTGGTGTGATCATATAGTTGGGTTGTCATTCACCAGCATCATGGGCTTGTAATTTTATTGGTAATCTCGTGTACATAAGCACTCGTCATGTTACCTGTCAGGTAATACAAGTTCCATTCGTTTGTTGATTGTTCAAGGATAGTGCGAGGGGAAGGCTGGCAAATTTGCGTTCGTTTGTTGATTGTTCAAAGGATGGCGCCAAGGGAAATAGGCGAGCAAATTTGCATTCGTTTGTTGATTGTTCAAAGGATAGCGGCAAGGAAAAAAGGCGAGAGAAATGTATTTTGCAATGACAACATTACTATTTACTTTGTATATACAAAATTTTACTGCTTTCTTGCGACACCTCGTATCCAAGAAAGCACTGGAATGCAACTGGTCAATCGGTCTGGCAAACAGTTTTCTAAGACCTGATGTAGCCAAAGTTATTCGAGAGCTTCCCAAGATGCGACCACAGGAGGCTCCCAAGGGAGGATCCCGAGCCTTCCTGCCCCTGCCCCGCGGCAGCCGGCTGCACCGGCACGCTGGTCTTCCTCACCGGCGGCCAGCCAGGCGCTTCCTTGGCCACCTCGAGCGAGATCCCCATCTCCCCGACCCTCGCCCGCACCGCGCGAACCACCTCGGGCCGCACCTCACCGCCGGAGTCCGTGACGAGGTAGAAGGTCCCGACGGCCTCGTCCTTCTGCCTCTTGAGCTCGACCCTGAGCAGTGACAGCCCGTGCTCCCGGAGTATCCTGGTGAAGTCCGACAGCAACCCCGACCTGTCGGCTGCGCGCACCTCCACCCTCACGCCCTGCAGGCCATGCCACGCCATCTTAGAAATGGGCACACCCAGCAATAAAAATACACGACTCATAAGAGACATGGTGGGTACATGAGATGCCCTTCGCTCCACCGCGGCGACGAGGCACCGGGAGACCTTCTGCCGCTCGGCGTTGCTGTCCACCGTGCGCCCGTCCTTGTGCCGGATGTAGTATTCCTGCAGCGTCCACGCGCACGCCAATGTCAGTCGTGGCAGTGTTAACGTCAAAGGCATAATAGTGCTGGCATCGAGTAGTAGTGTAGTAGTACGTACCTGGATGGCGAGAGGGCCCTGGGAGCCGACGGTGGCGTGGAAGACGACGTACTGCATGTCGGTGAGCCCGCAGACGGTGTCGAAGAGCAGCTTGGGCCGGTCCCGGCTCGTCATCTTGACGACCGCGTAGCCCCTCTCCTCCCAGTTATCGATGGTCACGCGGGTGTCGGCAGCGCCACGGCGCGCGCCGGACCGGCGCGCCGCCATCAGCATCATCGTGGCCGCCCTGACGTCGCCCATGCTGAAGTGCTCCTCGTCgaccggcgtcggcgccgggccTGACTCGTAGTCCCGGTCGTCGTGCATCAGCTGGTGCAGCCTCCGCTCCGTGTGCACGCGgccgggcgccggcgccgacatGCACACCCAGCGCCGCGCCCCGGACACGCTCTCGCGCGCGTCCACCACGGCGCTCACCAGCCGCTCGATGTGCGCCCACCGGCTCTGGTGCGGCGGCTGCGCCTCTGCCGCGGCCGTCATCGTGACGTAGagcacgccggcggcgcggccgctgTGGGTCCAGGACTGGCCAGAGGCGACGTGGCAGCCCTGGTCGACGAGCACCTGGGTGATGGACGACAGGAGGCCCGGGCGGTCGGGGACCGTGAACTCGAGGGAGGCGCAGTCCGACACGTCGGGCCCGCCAGGCCCGACCACGTTGCCCAGGCACGTGGTGAACTTGGGCGACGGGCCGTGGCCCGGCCGCCGCTGGAACGGCACCAGCGCCTGCTGGATGAACCCCGGGAGCGACGGGTCCGTCAGCTTGCGCCCGATCTGGTCAGTCACGTGGAACACTGCATTTGCGCAATACCAACCAaaccgaaaaagaaaaagaaaattacagaAGGCTCCAGGATATCCGACGATCTAAatagaaaaagggaaaaaaaaaagttcttgcCGTCCATGAGCCAGCCACCGTCGGAGGAGATGTAGGACTTGGAGATGACGAGGTCGAGATCGGTGAGCAGCTGCACCATCTCCAGCAGCACGCCATCCCTGTTCACGCTATCAACCTGGAATACAAAAAAATCAACACACATTAGAATCAAATCAAACAGATCGAATTACACAAGGCAGGCATCTTGATCGAGCTGTTCGCGAAACAAACCTTAACGAGCGTACAGTCCTCACGCGTCTCATTGTCGACGACAACCCTGCAGTGAGCCACGCACAGCTGCTCGTCAATAATGGCGCCGGAAACACtcgaaaaaaaacaataattttttttgaagggaaCTTCGGCGGGCTTAAAGCCAGCCTGCACAACTTTATGAAAACTCAGAATTTTTACAAGATTGGGGAATGGGAATATACAAAAAGGAGCAGGCAGAGATGAATTGAAGGCGCGCGTGCGTGCGTACCCTGGGGTGCCGAAGCGGTCAAGGACCGGATCGAAGTCCGGCTCGAAGTAGGGCCCGGAGACGTACTTCATCGTCGACTCGCCGGCGGAGACGAGATGCTCCGGGAGGCGCGGCTTTCAATTCACGGACGCAATCGCCTCCTCGATCTTTCTTAATTTCCTTTCCTCGGCCTTATCTGCTGCCTCCTTGGTGACAGGAAATCTACTGGGAATCGGAAACACGGTAAGAGGAACAGATCCAATCTGGAACGGGCCGGAGCCTTCCCggaacagaaaaggaaaagcagGGGCAGCACGAGGAACGCGCCCCATGTTCACATGCATGGGCCGGGACGCGGCCACATCGCATATCGATTTTCGCACGGAGGATTGACGCTGAATGCGGCGAACAGAGCAAACGGGATTATATAGGAGGAGATTaccttggggggggggggggggggggggattttGAGGCGACGGCGAGAGGAGAACGAGAGGGGGCACGTGCGGGGCGCCTCCTGGTTTTGTGCTTCGACCGATTTGCTGCTCTCGGTTCTTTCGGTCTCTCTCTGCAACTCTGCGAATCGACGACGCTTTAGGATTCGAGTGTCGAGCGCGAATGGCCGCCGCGACACGTCGGAAGGGCCGGCGGGGGCacgtggcggaggcggcctgATTGCTCGCGCCACCCTTTGTCCGGGTTCTTCTCCGTGCGGTTTTCGTTTTCGTTTTTCTCAGCTTCCTCCTGGTCCGGAGTTCCTAGTCAAATTCCATCGGTGCTGATTCGGACGCGCGTCATTTAAATCGGCATAAATTAGCCAGCCAGAGTACATTAATCATCCAGATACTCCCGTCCTTCGTCCTCCGAGTTTGTGGGTGCCCTTGGTCCTCAAATCCCAtgattgttctttttttttcttttgagataataATAATGCATGGTTGTTGATAAACCAGGTGTTTCGAGATTCCTCCTAGATTACACTTTCTATGTGGTATTTTACACACTAAATGTGTGTTTATATCAATAAATATATGTTGAGAGAACTTTCTGGCATCGTGCCGCGGGATCGACTCGTATGTGGGGCCCACCGCCTCCCTCTGCCTTATCCTCTCACCAGGGCCGTTCCAAAGATTCTCAGAACACGTGACGAAACTAGAATCCAGACCTTTAATAATGATATTAAAATAATGATCGATATATCGCCATGAATCAACCTCTCCCGTCTCGAGAGACTCAAACAATccaaattatctaaccaacaaGAAGTTACAAATGGCAGTAAATCAACCCAAAAAGATCTTACTGACCGTGTGGCCACATGGGGGCGATTTCACATAGAACACAATTTACCAATCTAAGTTCTGGAGTCTTGTGGCGATTGATCAAGCTTTCGTGTCGAGGGGCGTTTACCGGTTGAAAATTTTGGAAAACATGACAGTCTGCGTTGCGTATGGTTGCTCTACCCTATCTGATTTTCATGTCATGAATATCTTCTATCTTGAGTCCTATGATCTCATTGAGCGACGGTAATCTTGGATCGGGCCTATTTGTTCTATACAACACATATATTACATATCGACGAGATGGAGGGGGGACaggagaggggggggggagtggCTATCGACTTTGAACGGATCTAAATTCAATGGTCCGTCCTAGTCGGGCCTTGTCCCCTAGCCTCGCGCTCTGGGTAGCTTATCATGTCCAACCACTGTTACCGAATTAGACTCTCGAAGCCACTAATTAATTTGCTCCGGTGAAGTCCGGCCTCACGGTAAACCTCCCTAACCTGTGAGGTCGGTCTCATACCTCTGCCAATAACATGATGTTTGTGGTTTCACCGTTGTTTGCCGCTCCCAAGATGCTAGCAGTTCCACCCCGCACCACCGTCTGCTCTGTGCATCTGCCACCATTAAGTCTTGCCGACAACTCTGCATCGTTATCGAGTGCGGGTGTGAGAGAAATTTGCCGTGGCAAACGAAAATATAGTCACCAAAGGAACAATAAACGCGCACACATAAAATGGAGAATATGAAATTGTCATCAATTATAGAGTATTATCGagtggattttcttttcttagaGAATATGAAATTGTTTGCCCGTTTCAAGCGAATGTCCGTTCCACCACACGGGGCCTAAACTGCGTACGAGCAACCTAGACGCGTTGGATTGTTCCACTGCAGCTGGAACATATATCCGGTTGGGTTCGCCTTTGTTGTTGGGCGGCTACGACGTCACGTACGTATCACGGCGGAAGCGATATTTGTCGACGGCGCCacttgcatatatatatatcgatCGGTCAAACAGATCGAACCCCGAGCTcatccacacacacacacacgcagaTCGTCTTCACGCGGTGCGTGCGGAAGAGTTAAACATTGCCGGCCGGATTCACGATTTGTCTTGAGGACGCTGGTAACTTGGCAGATCCGGCCGCTTCGTCACGTACGTCGCGAGAGGATCAATCAAGCCCACGGAGCGCCGCCTCTAGTCTACATAAACGTTCGTTTCGTCTCCGTGATGTGGACGTTATGTACGTACTTTGTTCGGCGGGATACTCTGCAGACTATTCTGCCCCGTTTCTGATAAACATGTCAGGGGTGTGGATCGGTATTGCTTGCAACTGATGAGTTTGGGATTGTGCGAAACGCATATATACACTATCTCGCTTGAAGAATTAACAAGACAGAAGCTTCAACCGTGTTCGCTGTTGCATCTACGCAAACGGGACATGCATGGCGGCGTCCGGCTCGGGACCGATCAGGTGTTGAGAGAAACCCTGGCGTCGAGCTAGGGTCTCACTTCTCACGACACGTGCTACACGTGATCTCATCTCCATCCAAACCAACCAACCAGACATGGATGCGTGTTCCGGCCGGTGCACATTTTGCAGTGGTGAACTGGTGACCAATCTGCATACGTATACCAATTAAGCACGCGCGCGCTACGGCGACTCCACAGGGAACAAGTTATAATGCGTTAGTAACGGAGTAACAAAACAGCcgcccgtgccgtgccgcgctAGCTCGGAAACTAGATCGGCATGTATGCAGGTCGATTTCGGCTCGATTCAGACTCGCCTTGCACGTGCCCATACGCTGACAAATTAACTAACTGCTCCGTGCCAGGCTGGACTTGatctagcagcagcagcagcagcgaggcCTGATCTTTTTCTTGGACACGAGCGAGCGACGGAGCCAGGCTAGCTGCACTGCACTGCACAGCGCCTGCCGTGCTGCGTGCTTCGACGCCAGAGCGGCAGACATGCGCGGTGCGCGTACGTGCGGCAACGTGGCGCGCGGTGCACGGTTGACAGCGGCCGGCGCCCTGGCCTGGCCCTCGTTGGCACATGTGGGGCTTTAGCGATTGGTACGGGGCCCTGGCGTACGCTGTACGGCCCGGTGGCTGCGAACCCGCGCCTACCACCGCAACACGTACGAATGTACGTACAGGCGGAGTACAATACTACGTACGTGGCGCACATGCAGCAATTAGTAGAGAATGGTCCGTCTGGCAGAGACCCGGAGGCGTGGTCGCTCGGCGTAGAAGGAAGCTACAtttggcggccgccgccggggggCAGAACATTGAACGGGTTAAAACGCTGCTGATACAAATACACCATGTTTAAGGTGCTTCCTGTTCCCGCGTAGCAATCTTACTCGTGAATAACGACAGTGCGTATATATATGCAGGCATCTCCATATACACcttctctgtgtgtgtgtgtatatatatatatgggtgatttcttatcgtcttcccaggcagttccacccgaagggaacacttctctacggttacaaggttctcatttcaacgccacacacacacagcttaacagagaactacacgcagaggtttctcctataggatccctagcataagcacccacccgtataaacatgctaaaaagaccgaggaaaaaacaaaactacttcatttcacaatatagCTTACATACGGTTCGAGTATAACAACAATATCAAGATTTTGCTAAGTAACACTTGCACATGGCCACATGGGAAACGAAATGCTAAACTGACGGAACAATTATACAACTAGTCGCAAGAACGGCTAGAAAAACAGCTTCGAGTCTCCACTGTCCGCAACAGAAACACATAGCACATGCTAATTATCTGGACAGCACGGCACGATCCCAGATCGGCCCTTTCTTTTTCATCAAAACGTGACAAAACTGGGACAAATTCATTTTATGTGTATTTTGTCTTCATAGGCGAGATTCGTCACATGCATCCAGGCTAAACACACTGGGTCTACACAGGCAATGTGCACTACTACTAATTGCCATGCTTCTAATTTCCACCACGTTGTACCAGTATCGACGATATGTTTTTTGACaggttcaaaaaaaaatattatgataAATAACATGAAACCCAATGGACTATTTCCAAAAACGTTAGTACTTTAATAGTTTATGGACAGCTACTAGAGCATATAAAGTAGCACATGAGTGACAACTGTACATCGACTACCTGCATTGCTGTATTTCCTGGTGATGGGCATCTGACCACAGCATGAGAGCGGATAGGAGTGAAATTGTAGCTGTTTCAACTCGTAGCCTGCATGGACCAAGACCAACAGGGACCGCACCAGCCGCCTTCAAAACGTTTACCTCCTCGTCTGTGAAATCTGATGAGATGTGGATAAAAATTAGAGCATGTAATCTCAAATTAACACGGGTCGATTATCTGAAACTAGAAAATGCGAGCTCGGTTGAAGAAACTGAATGTAATTCCATCGTGTGTACATTTCTGACAACAAAACATGGGTGAACTACAAAACTTAATCATGTGGATTACTACTGTCATTATGCTGATACATAATGTACACCATTCCATACAATAAGTGCAGGCCGCTGATATAGATGGGATAATTAAGTGCATATTTGGTATAAGTTATAAGTATGTGAAACTTCCATGCTTCCATTGACCAAAGTCACTCTCGTTTAAACACTTAAATATGAATAACTCAGGATTTGGGTTACCTCCTTCTGGTCCAATAATTAAAACCCCACTTTCTTCGTTGCTGGGCTTAGGCAGAACACTTAAAACAGGAGGTGCGCCAGCTGATGCTAAGAAAGCAAGCTTGGACTGTGATACCTgataggaaaaagaaaaggaaaatatcaACCATACATGACATACTGTAACACGATTTTGTCACgtaaaacacacacataagTGACATCAGAATATTCACAACGGTTATGATGTCTGTCACTCAGGTGTTTATGAtttataattaattaattgctcTTAACCAATTTTCCATATCTTGTATGAAGTTTTATGGTTTTGTTCGTGTCATACATGAATGTTGTTTGTAACTATCATACTAAAACAGTCTTGGCAAGGGTCCATAGTCTGTAAACATCATGGTCTCAAATATGAAAGCAAGTTACTagatcaaagaaaaaaaatctcagtAGTCTGCATGAGTATGTGATTGGTTGCAGTGTTAAATACAAATATCAGAAAGCATGGATGAGTACTTACAATCGCCGGAAGATCACGTATCTCAATTGGGGCCTTCAGTGACATATCGTGTACTCTCTGGCCTAAACAAGACAAAAGTAATGAAGTTAGCTATACTTTATTCTATCTGCTTGTGCACTGGCACCTTAGTCACAAACTGCATGTTGACACCACACGACTACCATATAGTCATTTATCATAAGCAAATAAAAGATTGAAAGAGAAGCTTAAACTCCATACATTGTTTAACTGCAGCCAACACAAGACGTTGCAACCTGTCCACCCTATTTTCTGCTATTGTATGGCATCTTTCAGTCAAAAGAGGTGTAACACTGCAAGCTCCAAGTTCCTAAATACGAAAATATTAACTGATTTAGAAGCGGGGAAAGACAAAACATGCCAGACAGAACTGTAGATAACATACAGTACATTTCTCTATAAGCCAATCCGCGCGTCCACCTTTCAACGTCCCTGGGGATTGGAATTATGGAAGTGTTCAGGAAATGGAACAGAAAACTTTCCTACTGTAAACAGTCGCTCTGGAAAGTTTATGAGACTCACCAAATGCAGCAAAGACATGCCATTGGATGCCTTGCGGTGCAATAGACCTAGCATTCTCTAATAACTCAACATCTGATCCATTCTTATCGACCTTTTGTATAGATCCTTCTACTAAAGCACCCGCGCCATCAAATAGTTCAACCCTTCAAATGTTAGGCAAGAAGTTTCAAGATCATCCTTAGGATAATATAAGTAAATGTAATAAAATTGAATATGAGAGTGAAAGTTCACTGGATTTATCATAGATAAAAGTAGATTCTGACATTCACACCCGCAAGGCATCTGAACATTTAGTGTGGAAGTTAAAATTCACACCCGATTGTGCATTTGAACATTT
This is a stretch of genomic DNA from Brachypodium distachyon strain Bd21 chromosome 1, Brachypodium_distachyon_v3.0, whole genome shotgun sequence. It encodes these proteins:
- the LOC100841987 gene encoding uncharacterized protein LOC100841987, whose product is MPPAANFSSFSALLRGPPPPTRRLLVAAAAARAHSTSGCSRARGGLPRFHSPSLPSSKGEVVRIQGDEFWHMTRVLRLGVNDRVELFDGAGALVEGSIQKVDKNGSDVELLENARSIAPQGIQWHVFAAFGTLKGGRADWLIEKCTELGACSVTPLLTERCHTIAENRVDRLQRLVLAAVKQCQRVHDMSLKAPIEIRDLPAIVSQSKLAFLASAGAPPVLSVLPKPSNEESGVLIIGPEGDFTDEEVNVLKAAGAVPVGLGPCRLRVETATISLLSALMLWSDAHHQEIQQCR
- the LOC100826395 gene encoding ACT domain-containing protein ACR3, with the protein product MKYVSGPYFEPDFDPVLDRFGTPGVVVDNETREDCTLVKVDSVNRDGVLLEMVQLLTDLDLVISKSYISSDGGWLMDVFHVTDQIGRKLTDPSLPGFIQQALVPFQRRPGHGPSPKFTTCLGNVVGPGGPDVSDCASLEFTVPDRPGLLSSITQVLVDQGCHVASGQSWTHSGRAAGVLYVTMTAAAEAQPPHQSRWAHIERLVSAVVDARESVSGARRWVCMSAPAPGRVHTERRLHQLMHDDRDYESGPAPTPVDEEHFSMGDVRAATMMLMAARRSGARRGAADTRVTIDNWEERGYAVVKMTSRDRPKLLFDTVCGLTDMQYVVFHATVGSQGPLAIQEYYIRHKDGRTVDSNAERQKVSRCLVAAVERRASHGVRVEVRAADRSGLLSDFTRILREHGLSLLRVELKRQKDEAVGTFYLVTDSGGEVRPEVVRAVRARVGEMGISLEVAKEAPGWPPVRKTSVPVQPAAAGQGQEGSGSSLGSLLWSHLGKLSNNFGYIRS